The Desulfosporosinus acidiphilus SJ4 genome has a window encoding:
- a CDS encoding ATP-dependent helicase, translated as MISEKDFFAEIKARGFDLTEQQKRAVVHNHGPLLLLAVPGAGKTTVLTVRLAYLILVKNIDPRRILCLTFGRAAAREMRERFVANFGAMVSSQNNGCGEIQFSTIHSFAYEIVRTAFRQRGTRFEIIEEQTGADSKMGVLRKIYEKHNISAITDEQLEGLQNCICYVKNTLSKPEELLNCDIKNFSLIYKDYENYKQSSQPRLIDYDDMLSLAFQELMENPTYLACYRKRFDYILTDESQDTSLLQHKIIEMIVKPKSNIFVVGDDDQSIFGFRAAEPKYLLEFEQTYSDAKILRMEQNFRSTPQIVDAACGFIRSNKLRFDKDMFTENPKGDALRIGQFEGIREQNQFIIQKLKSQKDLTKVGVLYRNNLSAIYLADALDRANISFYMRESGKQRFFTHWAINDMLNFLRFSFNDKSLSVLERIWSKLSCPIRKQHLDLLKQMPINRSIFEILAEQPGVTLKGRSEYLDLKKWFKELNTLSPAQAIHYIRNQLDYDKAMKRICESLGFSEEYVGSLLDLLSSIAQNECTIVDFANRLTYLEEQMTSSHKNKHKNAVTLSTIHSAKGLEWEQVYLIDLVEGIIPERETIKAEKGGKNELLEEERRLFYVGMTRAKRQLTLCSMNYYHHKRVKVSRFIREVNLVMQGKNPQEVTQQEVSSPMSDLVAGLVIQHKSFGEGVIVNDEGNVIVVRFKNGSQRSFMKDICAKQRLIWAI; from the coding sequence GTGATTAGCGAGAAGGATTTCTTTGCAGAGATCAAGGCTAGAGGTTTTGATTTAACTGAACAGCAAAAACGGGCTGTGGTCCATAACCATGGCCCTCTTTTACTTTTAGCTGTTCCCGGTGCAGGCAAGACGACGGTTCTCACTGTTCGTTTAGCCTATTTGATTCTTGTCAAAAACATAGATCCTCGAAGGATTCTTTGTCTAACCTTCGGACGGGCAGCAGCCAGGGAAATGCGTGAACGGTTTGTTGCGAATTTTGGGGCAATGGTCAGCAGTCAAAATAATGGCTGTGGGGAAATTCAATTTTCTACGATTCATAGCTTTGCTTATGAAATAGTTCGAACCGCTTTTCGACAAAGAGGTACCAGATTTGAAATTATTGAGGAACAAACAGGCGCTGATAGCAAGATGGGAGTTCTTCGTAAAATCTACGAAAAGCATAATATTTCCGCAATTACCGATGAGCAGCTGGAAGGGTTGCAGAATTGCATTTGTTACGTAAAAAATACCTTAAGCAAACCTGAAGAGCTTTTAAATTGTGACATTAAGAATTTTTCCCTTATTTATAAGGATTATGAGAACTATAAGCAAAGCAGCCAGCCGCGTCTGATTGATTATGACGATATGCTTTCCCTTGCCTTTCAAGAGTTAATGGAAAATCCGACGTACTTAGCGTGTTATCGAAAGCGATTTGACTATATTCTTACGGATGAAAGCCAAGATACGTCTCTTCTACAGCACAAAATCATCGAAATGATCGTTAAACCCAAGAGCAATATTTTTGTAGTGGGGGATGATGATCAGTCAATTTTTGGGTTTCGAGCGGCTGAACCAAAGTACCTTTTAGAGTTTGAACAGACTTACTCCGATGCAAAGATCCTTCGCATGGAGCAAAATTTTCGCTCGACTCCGCAGATTGTGGACGCTGCCTGTGGTTTTATTCGTTCTAATAAACTGCGATTTGATAAAGATATGTTTACTGAGAATCCCAAGGGAGACGCTCTTCGGATTGGGCAATTTGAAGGGATTAGAGAACAAAATCAATTTATTATTCAGAAACTCAAGAGTCAAAAGGATTTGACAAAGGTAGGGGTTTTGTACCGAAATAATTTATCCGCCATTTATTTAGCAGATGCGTTAGATCGGGCTAATATTTCCTTTTATATGCGTGAATCAGGTAAACAGAGGTTTTTCACCCACTGGGCCATTAACGATATGTTGAATTTTCTTCGCTTCTCATTTAACGATAAAAGCTTGTCCGTTTTGGAGCGAATTTGGTCTAAGTTGAGTTGTCCTATACGTAAGCAACATCTTGATTTACTGAAGCAAATGCCAATCAATCGTTCAATCTTCGAAATCTTGGCTGAACAACCGGGAGTGACCTTAAAGGGAAGATCAGAGTACTTAGACCTCAAAAAGTGGTTTAAGGAGCTTAATACTCTTTCACCTGCTCAGGCGATCCATTATATCAGAAACCAACTGGATTATGATAAAGCAATGAAGAGAATATGTGAGTCCTTAGGTTTTTCTGAAGAATATGTCGGAAGTCTCTTAGATCTTCTGAGTTCAATCGCACAGAATGAATGTACAATTGTGGATTTTGCCAATCGTTTAACGTATCTTGAAGAGCAGATGACGTCTTCGCATAAAAATAAACACAAAAATGCCGTGACCCTTTCAACCATCCATTCTGCCAAGGGTTTAGAATGGGAACAGGTCTACCTAATTGATCTTGTCGAAGGGATTATTCCTGAACGGGAGACGATTAAGGCTGAGAAAGGTGGAAAGAACGAATTATTAGAAGAGGAGAGACGTCTTTTCTATGTCGGCATGACCAGAGCTAAACGCCAGTTAACCTTATGCTCTATGAATTATTATCATCATAAACGAGTGAAAGTTTCCCGTTTTATCCGTGAGGTCAATCTTGTGATGCAAGGTAAAAACCCTCAAGAGGTGACCCAACAGGAAGTATCAAGCCCTATGAGCGATTTAGTTGCAGGGTTGGTTATACAACATAAGTCATTTGGAGAGGGAGTCATTGTTAACGATGAGGGAAATGTAATTGTAGTTCGTTTTAAGAACGGTTCACAGCGTTCGTTCATGAAAGATATCTGTGCCAAGCAGAGGTTGATTTGGGCTATATAA
- a CDS encoding acyl carrier protein, whose translation MEDRVLFTLNHILQKKKRKITLESRLREDLFVDSVDMSMIIGDLEDEFEITITDDEFADVVTVNDIVEKLKARGLSDY comes from the coding sequence ATGGAAGACAGAGTACTATTCACTTTAAATCATATTTTACAAAAGAAGAAGAGAAAGATAACCCTGGAGAGCCGTTTGCGGGAAGACTTATTTGTTGATTCGGTAGATATGTCGATGATTATTGGGGACCTGGAGGATGAATTCGAGATAACGATTACTGATGACGAGTTTGCAGATGTGGTTACCGTCAATGATATTGTAGAAAAACTGAAAGCGAGAGGTTTATCCGATTACTGA